One genomic region from Chthonomonas calidirosea T49 encodes:
- a CDS encoding DUF3592 domain-containing protein, which translates to MRLRQRFGRSTSRGEQLRQAIGLCGVLGVLTLGLLQWRIVQFQQRLREVERLLASGSRAEGVVRDVVAGMEGGKTIEYEFRVKGSVYRGSSGLLGDEEPAVGSGVEIRYSEVSPRENTLADGMEQKWLVSMLVKLRVVEGLVLVSWIVLLLLLTQIRKREKRRQEGGGA; encoded by the coding sequence ATGCGCCTAAGACAGCGTTTTGGGCGGTCTACGTCGAGAGGAGAACAGCTCCGTCAAGCGATCGGGCTATGTGGGGTGCTAGGTGTGTTGACGCTCGGCCTTTTGCAGTGGCGTATTGTTCAGTTCCAGCAGCGTTTACGGGAGGTAGAGAGGTTGCTGGCGAGCGGGTCACGTGCGGAAGGGGTGGTGCGGGATGTGGTAGCAGGGATGGAGGGTGGGAAGACAATAGAGTATGAGTTTAGGGTAAAGGGTTCTGTTTACAGGGGTTCGAGCGGCCTGTTAGGGGATGAGGAGCCGGCGGTTGGGAGTGGAGTGGAGATACGGTATTCGGAGGTATCCCCTCGGGAGAACACGTTAGCGGATGGGATGGAGCAGAAGTGGTTAGTTTCTATGTTGGTTAAGCTCCGGGTAGTGGAGGGCCTTGTGTTGGTGAGTTGGATTGTGCTGTTGCTCTTACTGACGCAGATACGGAAGCGCGAGAAGCGTCGTCAGGAGGGCGGAGGGGCGTAA
- a CDS encoding DEAD/DEAH box helicase, whose amino-acid sequence MSPSDTALKKWKEFLLDPKYGFKFIVNVSGTCYIGDDYFTDVIHRFSLRDSIEQKFVKSIRYVAEDSSGGEDEKFQKIYDNHIENKTVKYRAVKPITILVTKNIAACKRLTEKLIDFLAEKEKISKEQAAAKVLIVTSANEHKSNIPILRRVDDKDNPIEWITSVSMLSEGWDVKNVFQIVPHEERAFNSKLLIAQVLGRGLRVPEVYKGNQPVVTVFNHDKWSSSIKHLVDEVLEIERRIHSYPVEKKEDYNFDLYNIDYKRIEEEVEYPQEDPYELLKKGYITYSSQAEEVEKSTTYTRAVSGEQEVKKTLIEFKMYSVEEVAQDVFNRLLIFDQEAGTEYSKNFPKGKIAEIIRNSLERIKDKSGKVSETNRNQTLAAFGVIRRKGAKSLRLRIEAKDLIKINTREIKKNSLGVGALRRDCTIFYDDYSLRLGEATDRKLLKELEEDESLPRSALIKVENKYNFKTPLNVALASYEPERKFIRGLTSEETAKSIDAWIKSTDVGFYSIEYSWRKGEHPKQGSFNPDFFIKKGNDIVVVEIKMDNDVSDENRAKLRYAKEHFERVNDLQKEQRYYFKFLSPGSFDLFFKALRNGAYKDFKSELEAKLEQ is encoded by the coding sequence ATGAGTCCTTCTGATACCGCCCTCAAGAAGTGGAAGGAATTTTTGCTTGATCCAAAATACGGGTTCAAATTCATCGTGAATGTCTCCGGCACCTGCTATATCGGGGACGACTATTTTACGGATGTCATTCATCGCTTTTCCCTGAGGGATTCCATTGAGCAGAAGTTTGTCAAATCCATCCGCTATGTGGCGGAGGACTCCTCAGGAGGCGAGGACGAGAAGTTCCAAAAGATTTACGACAATCACATTGAGAACAAGACCGTCAAGTACCGGGCAGTGAAACCCATCACTATCCTGGTTACGAAGAACATTGCCGCCTGCAAGCGCCTCACCGAAAAACTGATTGATTTCCTTGCCGAGAAGGAGAAGATCAGCAAGGAGCAGGCGGCGGCGAAGGTCTTGATCGTTACCTCTGCCAACGAGCACAAAAGCAACATTCCCATCCTGCGGCGGGTGGACGACAAAGACAATCCCATCGAGTGGATTACCTCGGTCAGTATGCTCTCCGAAGGCTGGGATGTGAAAAACGTCTTTCAGATCGTCCCCCACGAGGAGCGGGCGTTTAATTCAAAACTTCTGATTGCCCAGGTCTTGGGAAGAGGCTTGCGGGTGCCTGAGGTTTACAAGGGAAATCAGCCGGTTGTAACCGTCTTCAATCACGACAAGTGGTCCAGTAGCATCAAGCACCTGGTAGATGAAGTTTTGGAGATCGAGAGGCGCATCCACTCCTACCCGGTGGAGAAGAAAGAGGACTACAACTTTGACCTTTACAACATTGATTACAAGCGGATCGAGGAGGAGGTAGAGTATCCGCAAGAAGACCCCTATGAACTCCTCAAAAAAGGGTACATCACCTATTCAAGCCAGGCTGAGGAGGTTGAAAAGAGCACGACTTACACCAGGGCGGTCAGCGGGGAGCAGGAAGTCAAGAAGACGCTGATTGAATTCAAGATGTATTCTGTGGAAGAGGTGGCGCAGGACGTCTTCAATCGCCTTCTCATTTTTGATCAGGAGGCAGGAACCGAATATAGCAAAAACTTCCCCAAGGGAAAGATTGCAGAGATCATCAGAAACTCCCTTGAAAGAATCAAAGACAAAAGTGGCAAGGTAAGCGAGACAAACCGTAACCAGACCTTAGCGGCGTTTGGCGTCATCAGAAGAAAGGGAGCAAAGAGCCTTCGGCTCAGGATTGAGGCAAAGGACCTCATCAAAATAAACACTAGGGAGATCAAAAAGAACAGCCTCGGCGTGGGCGCTCTCCGGCGTGATTGCACCATATTCTACGACGACTATTCCTTGAGACTGGGGGAGGCGACGGACAGAAAGCTGTTGAAGGAGCTTGAAGAGGATGAGAGCCTGCCAAGATCGGCCTTGATAAAAGTTGAGAACAAATACAATTTCAAGACCCCGCTTAATGTCGCCCTGGCTTCCTATGAGCCTGAGCGCAAGTTTATCCGAGGATTGACTTCCGAGGAGACGGCGAAGTCAATTGATGCCTGGATCAAGTCCACGGATGTAGGTTTCTACAGTATTGAGTATTCCTGGCGCAAAGGGGAACACCCCAAGCAGGGAAGTTTTAACCCTGATTTCTTTATCAAAAAAGGCAACGATATTGTTGTGGTGGAAATCAAAATGGACAACGATGTCTCGGACGAAAACCGGGCCAAGCTCCGGTATGCCAAAGAGCATTTTGAGCGAGTCAACGACTTGCAGAAAGAGCAGAGGTATTATTTCAAATTCCTCTCCCCTGGCAGCTTTGACCTGTTTTTTAAGGCGCTCAGGAACGGCGCTTACAAGGACTTCAAATCCGAGCTTGAGGCAAAGTTAGAGCAGTAG
- a CDS encoding ATP-binding cassette domain-containing protein, translating to MLLQAEHISLSYGDGDRVAYAVRDISLVIPETGFFGVMGPSGSGKSSLLYLLSGLKRPVAGKVLYKGTDLYALSERERVRLRREKFGFVFQYPYLINYLTVHENLLVAAASADRDAAQKADKLLQQLHIAHLRNSFPTHLSGGERQRLAVARAMMQEPEVIFADEPTAALDHSNGRAVIDLLLAYRDRGAVIVVSHDPLMLQGADRIYYLLDGCLEKVEEGSAAAQPLRTILP from the coding sequence ATGCTGTTGCAAGCCGAGCATATCAGTCTAAGTTACGGTGATGGAGATCGCGTTGCCTACGCCGTACGCGATATTTCGTTGGTCATTCCAGAAACCGGATTCTTCGGCGTGATGGGGCCTTCGGGCTCCGGAAAAAGCTCGCTGCTCTATCTCTTAAGCGGGCTGAAACGGCCGGTGGCGGGAAAAGTGCTCTACAAAGGCACCGACCTCTACGCGCTTTCGGAGCGAGAGCGCGTTCGGCTACGGCGAGAGAAGTTCGGGTTTGTGTTTCAGTATCCCTACCTTATCAACTACCTTACCGTTCATGAAAACCTGCTTGTGGCCGCCGCGTCGGCGGATCGGGATGCTGCCCAAAAGGCTGACAAGCTGCTGCAACAGCTGCACATTGCGCATCTACGCAACAGCTTTCCGACCCACCTCTCGGGTGGAGAACGCCAACGTTTGGCCGTTGCTCGTGCCATGATGCAGGAGCCGGAGGTGATCTTCGCCGATGAACCGACAGCCGCGCTCGACCATAGCAACGGTCGCGCCGTCATCGATCTGCTGCTGGCCTATCGAGATCGGGGCGCCGTCATCGTGGTGAGCCACGATCCCCTGATGCTCCAAGGAGCCGATCGCATCTACTATCTGCTCGACGGCTGCTTAGAGAAGGTAGAGGAGGGCTCGGCTGCGGCTCAACCCCTGCGGACGATCTTGCCGTAA
- a CDS encoding DUF3592 domain-containing protein produces the protein MQTQNKSILRNDTEPFHPPYVLRDWRTLSIGCGTVGVVILWAFLGCIFLLLGFVNVISFFEPNMLGIRIYTFGMLLFLLAFVWPRMVGYRCFHTDGIVVFNGLKKRRLPYAEVSRVAVQTVTRYTTGGGARRIPDTFLIYGPDGTEFTCIWPIDPNREEIIAFVLSCLPERVRNCLDTSSQEAAKPEATQSTPAANEVPLADEGSDFEKESMISSKGRFSMKQRIKLMVIGLVVLLVLTIGMMPSLIQGYSHRLEEVNQALQHGVRVQGQVTQVEWTRHSGDWVHYVFQVNGSEYTGKSPLGAMASPAVGQSIPIVYLPSNPHINTLANGVEADWLQSLIRALRLVQVLEVPLGVLAVGYLRYLGKRYVRGK, from the coding sequence ATGCAGACCCAAAACAAATCTATTCTCAGGAACGATACCGAGCCGTTTCATCCGCCTTATGTGCTGCGCGACTGGCGTACGCTTAGCATTGGCTGTGGAACCGTTGGCGTGGTGATCTTGTGGGCCTTTCTCGGCTGTATCTTTCTTCTGCTTGGGTTTGTCAACGTAATAAGCTTTTTCGAGCCGAATATGCTCGGTATCCGGATCTACACGTTCGGGATGCTGTTGTTCCTTTTAGCGTTCGTTTGGCCTAGAATGGTGGGCTACCGTTGCTTTCATACCGACGGGATCGTGGTGTTTAATGGTCTCAAAAAGCGGCGTCTCCCCTATGCCGAGGTATCACGGGTGGCCGTTCAAACGGTGACCCGCTATACAACCGGCGGAGGGGCGAGGCGCATCCCAGACACCTTTCTTATCTACGGACCAGACGGCACCGAGTTCACTTGCATTTGGCCGATAGACCCCAACCGTGAAGAGATCATCGCGTTTGTCTTATCTTGTTTGCCGGAAAGGGTTCGGAACTGCTTAGATACGAGCTCTCAAGAGGCAGCAAAGCCGGAAGCAACCCAAAGCACCCCAGCGGCTAATGAGGTTCCACTCGCTGACGAAGGATCGGATTTTGAGAAAGAGAGTATGATCTCGAGCAAGGGGCGTTTTTCGATGAAGCAAAGAATCAAACTGATGGTGATAGGTCTTGTTGTACTGTTAGTACTAACTATAGGCATGATGCCATCTCTAATACAAGGCTACAGTCATCGTTTAGAAGAGGTCAACCAAGCCCTACAGCACGGCGTACGGGTGCAGGGGCAAGTGACCCAGGTGGAGTGGACGCGCCATTCAGGGGATTGGGTGCACTATGTGTTTCAAGTGAACGGTTCCGAATATACCGGTAAGAGCCCTTTGGGCGCAATGGCCTCTCCAGCAGTAGGTCAATCAATCCCGATCGTCTATCTCCCATCGAACCCGCACATCAATACCCTAGCCAATGGAGTGGAGGCGGATTGGTTGCAGAGCCTGATACGGGCATTACGGTTGGTGCAAGTGCTGGAGGTCCCGTTGGGAGTTTTAGCTGTCGGTTATCTGCGCTATTTGGGGAAGCGTTATGTCCGAGGCAAGTAG
- a CDS encoding M48 family metallopeptidase encodes MRQAARTACIALLGLVLLAVPIVLLAAPTPAVAFHIPQRAITYQRLGYALGFFGIFWHGLGLWLILHFGIAAQLRCLAYRLTTRQPNSEKPPPLRALALFYVAFSLLFLLWQMPLGMAGLLLEKQFGFAREGWGRWLEDTALSWVLSLPLILVLWLGYVVYFRSPQRWWLWLWAALTPLILFNNVIQPIFIAPLFNRYRPLPPGPLRQAIENLAAKAHIRHAVILVENTSRRTTHVNAYVTGIGPTTRIVIDDTALKTLPPDQLLVMVAHEMGHYVEKHVWIITLSNILGAGVLLWVLSKAFPTLLQRFARKWGIESPADLAALPALFLCLYVLLQIQMPLANLESRYLEHRADAFALRLTHLNRAMAQLFIGFAERDYEDPNPPALIQWWYGTHPSLRSRVQFALSYHPWRHGAARYR; translated from the coding sequence ATGCGGCAAGCAGCACGAACAGCCTGCATCGCTCTTTTAGGGCTTGTGCTGCTTGCCGTGCCCATCGTCCTGTTGGCGGCACCCACTCCCGCCGTCGCATTTCATATTCCCCAGCGCGCCATCACCTACCAACGCCTCGGATATGCCTTGGGCTTCTTTGGCATCTTTTGGCACGGGCTGGGGCTCTGGCTCATCCTGCACTTCGGCATTGCGGCACAACTTCGGTGTTTGGCCTATCGTCTCACAACACGCCAACCGAATTCGGAGAAACCGCCCCCGTTGCGCGCGCTGGCACTGTTTTATGTCGCCTTCTCGCTGCTGTTTCTCCTCTGGCAAATGCCTCTGGGGATGGCAGGCCTTTTACTGGAAAAACAGTTCGGGTTTGCACGTGAGGGTTGGGGCAGATGGCTGGAGGATACCGCCCTATCCTGGGTGCTCTCGTTGCCGCTTATTCTCGTTCTATGGCTTGGTTACGTCGTCTACTTTCGCAGCCCACAGCGCTGGTGGCTTTGGCTCTGGGCGGCGCTTACCCCGCTCATCCTCTTTAACAACGTCATACAGCCCATCTTTATCGCGCCCCTGTTCAATCGCTATCGCCCCCTTCCTCCGGGGCCGCTTCGTCAAGCCATTGAAAACCTGGCAGCGAAAGCCCACATCCGTCATGCAGTCATTCTCGTTGAGAACACCAGCCGCCGAACAACCCACGTCAACGCCTACGTCACCGGCATTGGCCCCACCACCCGTATTGTCATTGACGACACCGCCCTAAAAACGCTCCCACCCGATCAGCTGCTTGTGATGGTAGCTCATGAAATGGGGCACTACGTGGAGAAACATGTTTGGATCATAACTCTTAGTAACATTTTGGGAGCCGGCGTGCTGCTCTGGGTTTTGTCCAAGGCGTTCCCCACCCTGCTACAGCGCTTCGCCAGAAAATGGGGCATCGAGAGCCCAGCCGATCTCGCCGCACTTCCGGCGCTGTTTCTCTGCCTCTACGTGCTGCTTCAAATCCAAATGCCGCTGGCCAACCTCGAATCGCGCTATCTTGAGCATCGCGCCGACGCCTTTGCGCTTCGCTTAACCCATCTCAATCGGGCGATGGCACAGCTTTTTATCGGCTTTGCCGAACGCGACTATGAAGATCCCAACCCACCAGCCCTCATTCAGTGGTGGTACGGCACGCATCCTTCCTTGCGTTCAAGGGTTCAGTTTGCCCTGAGCTACCACCCCTGGCGGCATGGAGCCGCCCGATACCGGTAG
- the flhF gene encoding flagellar biosynthesis protein FlhF codes for MLIREYEANSLKECLTQIRNELGPEAIILDTRKARKGGLLGIGAREIVRVVAATGLVPREEVEAKSLSTGASKEEGRPKESAGATSAAAARAYRTIAAVANNSTEQRSASNRSASATKTRPSPSISSSHEEEYLPSSTSKARRTTPATNSHPVEPAAEPTPTTNGAKKPSVSSMQRIGELEQALAEIREALDTLQQQQQLAQEQTVTAVVSALAPVVAPSAPPPLVLPACPELYKRLLEIGVDEALARDLVENLPDVSRWSEQARLPMALSALSDLIARRIPIAAPLSPTPGQLTTVVFIGPTGVGKTTTIAKLAARFALLEHKRVALLTVDTYRIAAVEQLKTYGQIMDIPVRVAYDQSEAVAAVRECADYDLLLIDTAGRSQKNTMQVGELKSLIDRLNTKSYLVLSACMKERDMLEAVERFSKARVDNLIFTKLDETDSRGSLLNVLDKTGVPLAYITTGQKVPEDIEVADGRRFAHLLLEEGR; via the coding sequence ATGCTCATTAGAGAGTATGAAGCGAACTCCCTAAAGGAGTGTCTCACCCAGATACGCAACGAGCTTGGCCCAGAAGCCATCATTTTGGACACCCGTAAAGCGCGCAAAGGAGGGCTACTCGGCATCGGCGCCCGCGAGATCGTTCGCGTCGTGGCCGCCACCGGCCTCGTTCCTCGTGAAGAGGTCGAAGCAAAATCCCTTTCGACTGGCGCCTCAAAAGAGGAGGGCCGCCCTAAAGAATCCGCCGGCGCTACTTCGGCGGCTGCCGCCCGTGCCTATCGCACTATCGCCGCCGTAGCCAACAACAGCACAGAACAACGCTCCGCGTCCAACCGCTCAGCAAGCGCCACCAAAACACGCCCTTCCCCAAGCATCTCCAGCTCTCACGAAGAGGAGTATCTTCCCTCTTCTACGTCGAAAGCTCGCCGTACCACCCCTGCAACCAACAGCCATCCTGTAGAGCCCGCAGCAGAGCCCACCCCCACAACGAACGGGGCAAAGAAGCCCTCTGTTTCCTCCATGCAACGTATTGGCGAGCTAGAGCAGGCCCTAGCGGAGATACGTGAGGCCTTAGATACCCTACAGCAACAACAGCAGCTCGCGCAGGAGCAGACGGTCACCGCGGTTGTCTCCGCGCTCGCCCCCGTTGTTGCCCCCTCCGCGCCGCCTCCCCTTGTATTGCCGGCCTGCCCCGAACTCTACAAGAGGCTCTTAGAAATTGGAGTAGACGAGGCTTTAGCTCGCGACCTTGTGGAAAATCTGCCCGACGTAAGCCGCTGGAGCGAACAAGCGCGGCTGCCCATGGCACTTTCCGCCCTTTCGGACCTCATTGCGCGGCGCATTCCCATCGCCGCTCCCCTTTCCCCCACGCCAGGCCAACTGACGACAGTGGTCTTTATTGGGCCAACCGGCGTGGGCAAAACGACCACCATTGCCAAACTGGCGGCGCGTTTTGCCCTGCTTGAACACAAGCGAGTCGCCTTGCTCACGGTAGACACCTATCGCATCGCCGCCGTCGAGCAGCTAAAAACCTATGGACAGATCATGGACATTCCCGTGCGCGTGGCCTATGATCAGAGCGAAGCCGTCGCCGCCGTACGCGAGTGTGCTGATTACGACCTCCTGCTAATTGATACAGCCGGACGGAGCCAAAAAAACACCATGCAGGTAGGAGAACTCAAGAGCCTCATCGATCGCCTAAACACCAAAAGCTATCTCGTTCTCTCTGCCTGCATGAAAGAGCGCGACATGCTAGAAGCGGTGGAGCGCTTCTCTAAAGCGCGTGTGGATAACCTCATCTTCACTAAGCTGGATGAGACCGACAGCCGCGGCTCTCTGCTCAACGTGCTCGACAAAACCGGTGTGCCCCTCGCTTATATCACCACAGGCCAAAAGGTACCAGAAGATATCGAGGTTGCTGACGGGCGACGTTTTGCGCATCTTCTCCTCGAAGAGGGCCGTTAA
- the tyrS gene encoding tyrosine--tRNA ligase, translating to MYRAVATNTRLQHGVDSLLTQNIAVGGAFGDHNNHTKRYFTTGRALEKRHGRGHPGGGLEEKLWKARQENRPLRIKLGLDPTAPDIHLGFAVVLRKLRQFQDLGHQVVIIVGDYTALIGDPSGRSTTRPMLSQEEIAANARTYVEQLTRILDRERTEVRFNSEWLGRLTFADVVHLAAKMTVAQVLQREDFANRYAQGLPIGLHELLYPLAQAYDSVVIKADIEMGGLDQTFNILAGRDLQREMGQEPQVALFMPLLVGLDGVKKMSKSLGNYVGITEPPLDMYGKLMSISDAMMRDYFVLCTDVPLEEIEELLQRASKGEVNPKDVKRRLAREIVTIYHGAKAAEEADVEWNRVHAAGELPTEVPEVAIGPEHAREGRIWICRLLVAAGLAKSNNEARRLIEQGGVELDGKRVQDASAEFDLAALEGRLLRVGARRFVRIRTG from the coding sequence ATGTATCGCGCTGTGGCGACAAACACTAGGCTCCAACATGGGGTAGACTCTCTGTTAACGCAAAACATAGCTGTTGGAGGAGCTTTTGGAGACCACAACAACCATACCAAGCGATATTTTACAACAGGCCGAGCGCTTGAAAAGAGGCACGGCCGGGGTCATCCCGGAGGGGGGCTGGAGGAGAAGCTGTGGAAGGCGCGACAAGAGAACCGACCCCTGCGCATTAAGTTGGGATTAGACCCCACGGCGCCGGATATCCATCTCGGTTTCGCCGTCGTCTTGAGAAAGCTGAGGCAGTTTCAGGACCTTGGGCATCAGGTGGTGATCATCGTGGGAGATTATACCGCGCTGATAGGAGACCCCTCAGGCCGATCGACCACCCGACCCATGCTCTCGCAGGAGGAGATAGCGGCCAACGCCCGCACCTATGTGGAGCAGCTGACGCGCATTCTGGATCGCGAGCGGACGGAGGTGCGCTTCAATAGCGAGTGGCTGGGGCGACTTACCTTTGCCGATGTCGTGCACCTCGCAGCGAAGATGACGGTGGCGCAAGTTTTACAGCGAGAGGATTTTGCCAATCGCTACGCTCAAGGCCTGCCGATAGGCCTGCACGAGCTGCTCTATCCTTTGGCACAGGCGTACGACTCGGTGGTGATCAAAGCCGATATCGAAATGGGCGGGCTCGACCAGACGTTCAATATTTTGGCCGGTCGCGACCTCCAACGGGAGATGGGACAAGAGCCCCAGGTAGCCCTCTTCATGCCCCTGCTTGTGGGGCTGGACGGCGTGAAAAAGATGAGCAAGTCGCTGGGGAACTACGTGGGGATAACGGAGCCGCCCCTCGATATGTATGGAAAGCTAATGTCTATTTCCGATGCGATGATGCGCGACTATTTTGTGCTCTGTACCGATGTTCCTCTTGAAGAGATAGAGGAGTTGTTGCAGCGGGCGTCGAAAGGAGAGGTGAATCCAAAGGACGTTAAACGGCGGCTAGCCCGCGAGATCGTGACGATCTATCATGGGGCGAAGGCGGCAGAGGAGGCCGATGTAGAGTGGAACCGCGTGCATGCGGCGGGAGAGCTGCCCACGGAAGTGCCCGAAGTGGCGATCGGGCCGGAACATGCCCGCGAGGGGCGTATCTGGATATGCCGACTGCTGGTGGCAGCCGGCCTGGCGAAAAGCAATAACGAAGCCCGCCGTCTCATTGAACAGGGTGGGGTGGAACTCGACGGTAAGCGCGTGCAGGATGCAAGTGCCGAGTTCGACCTGGCAGCGCTGGAGGGTAGACTGCTGCGCGTGGGAGCACGGCGCTTCGTGCGTATACGAACAGGGTAG
- the tpx gene encoding thiol peroxidase, giving the protein MSHRTVNFKGNPVPLEGPELKPGDTAPNFRLQQNAADGLGDATLDDFAGKTLLISVVPSLDTSVCAQQTRTFNQKAAQLPDNVAVLTVSMDLPFAQARFCGTEHIDRIKVLSDHRTADFGRAYGLLIAEGPLQRILARAVFVVGPDRKIKYVEYVPEITQEPNYDAALAAVA; this is encoded by the coding sequence ATGTCACATCGAACCGTCAACTTCAAGGGCAACCCTGTGCCTCTCGAAGGCCCCGAACTGAAACCGGGCGACACCGCCCCCAACTTCCGTCTGCAACAGAACGCTGCCGACGGGCTCGGCGACGCCACACTGGACGACTTTGCTGGAAAGACCCTGCTGATCTCCGTCGTTCCCTCCCTGGACACCTCGGTGTGCGCGCAGCAAACGCGCACCTTCAACCAAAAAGCCGCGCAGCTCCCCGACAACGTCGCCGTCCTTACCGTCAGCATGGACTTGCCCTTCGCGCAAGCGCGCTTCTGCGGTACCGAACATATTGACCGGATCAAAGTGCTATCCGACCATAGAACGGCCGATTTTGGCCGAGCCTACGGCCTCCTCATCGCCGAAGGGCCGTTGCAACGGATTCTGGCCCGTGCCGTCTTCGTGGTCGGCCCCGATCGCAAGATTAAGTACGTAGAGTATGTCCCCGAGATAACCCAAGAGCCTAACTACGACGCCGCCCTCGCCGCGGTGGCCTAA
- a CDS encoding ABC transporter ATP-binding protein, giving the protein MAGVILRNLTKVFNKVVAVNNVNLEIRDSEFMVLVGPSGCGKTTALRMIAGLEEATSGEIIIGDRVVNDVSPKDRDIAMVFQNYALYPHMNVYDNMSFGLRLKRVPTNLPWPFNTRRAFSEEEIDRRVNEAAEMLGLKHLLQRKPKELSGGQRQRVALGRAIVREPKVFLMDEPLSNLDAKLRVQTRAELIKLHRRLGITTVYVTHDQVEAMTMGDRIAVMNNGVIQQCDTPLNLYNHPANLFVAGFIGSPAMNFVPATIVERNGELLVDAGSFQVTLPPEQAQKARSYVGKRCIWGIRPEDIYDKSLPGLVQPTPGNTITVDVDVVEPLGSDMEMYLKSNDISLIAMIDSASKAKVGGKLEIVFDMAKSHLFDPETEQAIY; this is encoded by the coding sequence ATGGCCGGTGTGATACTACGGAATCTCACCAAAGTGTTCAACAAAGTGGTTGCCGTTAACAATGTGAATTTGGAAATTCGTGACAGTGAGTTTATGGTGCTCGTAGGCCCTTCCGGCTGTGGCAAGACGACCGCGCTGCGCATGATCGCCGGTTTAGAAGAGGCCACCTCCGGGGAGATCATCATTGGTGACCGCGTGGTGAACGATGTGTCGCCCAAAGACCGCGACATCGCCATGGTCTTTCAAAACTACGCCCTTTATCCCCACATGAACGTCTACGATAACATGAGCTTTGGCCTCCGTTTAAAACGGGTGCCGACAAACCTGCCCTGGCCTTTCAATACGCGACGCGCCTTCAGCGAAGAGGAGATCGATCGGCGAGTGAACGAGGCGGCCGAAATGTTGGGGTTGAAACACCTCCTGCAACGCAAACCCAAAGAGCTTTCTGGAGGCCAGCGCCAGCGCGTTGCCTTAGGACGGGCCATTGTACGCGAGCCCAAAGTGTTTTTGATGGATGAGCCGCTCTCTAACCTCGATGCGAAACTCCGCGTTCAAACGCGGGCGGAGCTTATTAAGCTGCATCGCCGCCTAGGCATCACCACGGTCTACGTAACGCACGACCAGGTGGAGGCGATGACCATGGGCGATCGTATCGCCGTGATGAATAACGGGGTTATCCAGCAGTGCGACACCCCCCTTAACCTCTATAACCATCCGGCGAACCTTTTCGTGGCGGGCTTCATCGGTTCGCCCGCAATGAACTTCGTTCCTGCCACCATCGTAGAACGCAATGGAGAGCTGCTTGTGGACGCCGGCAGCTTCCAGGTAACGCTGCCCCCAGAACAGGCCCAAAAGGCGCGTAGCTACGTGGGCAAACGCTGTATTTGGGGCATTCGTCCTGAGGACATCTACGATAAAAGCCTGCCTGGGCTGGTTCAGCCAACCCCAGGCAACACCATTACCGTGGATGTAGATGTGGTAGAGCCGCTCGGTAGCGACATGGAGATGTACCTTAAAAGCAACGATATCTCCCTCATCGCGATGATTGATAGCGCCTCTAAGGCCAAAGTGGGTGGCAAGCTCGAAATCGTCTTCGACATGGCCAAGAGTCACCTCTTCGATCCGGAAACCGAGCAGGCTATCTACTAA